A window of Bacteroidales bacterium contains these coding sequences:
- a CDS encoding ferredoxin, producing MAISRVWVEEDCTGCGLCEEICPEVFELGDRDVAIVKPDADLNAYEEEIKEAAESCPVEAIQIEES from the coding sequence ATGGCAATAAGCAGAGTTTGGGTCGAAGAAGATTGCACAGGTTGTGGCTTGTGTGAAGAAATTTGTCCGGAGGTTTTTGAACTGGGTGACCGGGACGTAGCTATTGTCAAGCCGGATGCCGATCTTAATGCTTATGAAGAAGAGATCAAGGAAGCAGCAGAAAGTTGTCCGGTGGAAGCAATTCAGATAGAAGAATCTTAA